From a single Methanofollis sp. W23 genomic region:
- a CDS encoding 2-oxoacid:acceptor oxidoreductase subunit alpha, with translation MDEIAVLIGGKAGEGINIAGSVVMRLIAGCGLRAAMYYDYQSLIKGGHNFAVIRGAAEQPYCHREGLDLVLALDQETVRRHHGRLRAGGQVIYDTGRVQEGEGTGIPLDEIVKDEGAPAVTRNMGLIGGFCKACAIPWETVEAVLSRAVPKAVEANLRVAGRGYEAAEMVRPLPARAAGIRVLPAISGNEAIALGLVEAGLEGYIAYPMTPSSGILHFLAARQEEFRTSVVHPENEIGVMLMALGAAYAGRRVAVGTSGGGFCLMTEGFSLAGMAELPVLIVLAQRPGPSTGVPTYSGQGDLLFALSAGQGEFPRPVVAPGTLEEAWYWAGALLDLAWRFQTPAVLLTDKNLGEGMYTFHGAPERPPLPSVRWDGDGGYRRYAPGPDGVSPLASPGTAGAVVKVNSYAHDERGITTEDRATVARMAEKRNEKEKAMAEVLRSYPSVMTAGDPAAGTVLLCWGSTAGVCTEAAKDLGLRVVRPVVLSPFPVEQFSAAIGGAEQVVAVEENLDGHLARLVRAEGYRVNAVIGKYDGRPFFLEDLERQLKGVGA, from the coding sequence ATGGACGAGATCGCAGTGCTCATCGGAGGGAAAGCAGGCGAGGGGATCAATATCGCAGGGTCGGTGGTCATGCGGCTCATCGCGGGCTGCGGGCTGCGGGCCGCGATGTACTATGACTACCAGTCCCTGATCAAAGGAGGACACAACTTCGCCGTGATCAGGGGGGCGGCCGAACAGCCGTACTGCCACCGGGAAGGGCTCGACCTGGTCCTTGCCCTGGACCAGGAGACGGTCCGCCGCCACCATGGAAGGCTCCGTGCCGGCGGCCAGGTCATCTACGACACCGGGCGGGTGCAGGAGGGGGAGGGGACCGGCATTCCCCTTGACGAGATCGTGAAAGACGAGGGCGCCCCGGCGGTGACACGGAACATGGGGCTGATCGGGGGCTTCTGCAAGGCCTGCGCCATCCCGTGGGAGACGGTGGAGGCAGTGCTCAGTCGTGCGGTGCCAAAGGCGGTGGAAGCGAACCTCAGGGTGGCCGGGCGCGGCTACGAGGCGGCCGAGATGGTCAGGCCTCTCCCGGCCAGGGCGGCGGGGATAAGGGTGCTCCCGGCGATCAGCGGGAACGAGGCCATCGCCCTCGGTCTGGTGGAGGCCGGGCTCGAGGGATATATCGCCTACCCGATGACGCCCTCCTCAGGCATCCTCCACTTCCTGGCCGCACGGCAGGAGGAGTTCAGGACGAGCGTCGTCCACCCTGAAAACGAGATCGGGGTGATGCTGATGGCCCTGGGGGCGGCGTACGCCGGGCGGCGGGTGGCAGTCGGCACCTCGGGCGGGGGGTTCTGCCTGATGACCGAAGGGTTCTCCCTGGCCGGGATGGCCGAACTCCCGGTTTTGATCGTCCTCGCCCAGCGGCCCGGCCCGAGCACCGGCGTCCCGACCTATTCTGGCCAGGGCGACCTGCTCTTTGCGCTTTCGGCCGGGCAGGGTGAGTTCCCGCGCCCGGTCGTCGCCCCGGGCACGCTCGAAGAGGCCTGGTACTGGGCCGGGGCGCTCCTCGACCTTGCCTGGCGGTTCCAGACCCCGGCGGTCCTGCTCACCGACAAAAATCTCGGCGAGGGGATGTACACTTTCCACGGCGCACCAGAGAGGCCGCCTCTCCCGTCGGTCCGCTGGGATGGGGACGGCGGGTACCGGCGGTATGCTCCCGGTCCTGACGGCGTCTCGCCGCTCGCAAGTCCGGGGACGGCCGGCGCGGTCGTGAAGGTGAACTCGTACGCCCACGACGAGAGGGGGATCACCACCGAAGACCGGGCGACCGTCGCCAGGATGGCCGAGAAACGGAACGAGAAGGAGAAGGCGATGGCCGAGGTGCTCAGGAGTTACCCCTCGGTCATGACCGCCGGCGACCCCGCGGCCGGAACCGTCCTCCTCTGCTGGGGCTCGACCGCCGGGGTCTGCACCGAGGCAGCAAAAGACCTGGGGCTGCGGGTGGTCAGGCCGGTCGTCCTCTCGCCCTTCCCGGTCGAACAGTTCAGTGCGGCGATCGGGGGGGCCGAACAGGTCGTCGCCGTCGAGGAGAACCTGGACGGGCACCTTGCCAGACTGGTCAGGGCAGAGGGCTACCGGGTGAACGCCGTGATCGGGAAGTACGACGGGCGCCCCTTCTTCCTGGAAGATCTTGAGCGACAGTTGAAGGGGGTGGGGGCATGA